Proteins encoded in a region of the Streptomyces sp. NBC_01471 genome:
- the sucD gene encoding succinate--CoA ligase subunit alpha produces MAIFLTKESKVIVQGMTGATGMKHTKLMLADGTNIVGGVNPRKAGTSVDFDGTEVPVFGTVAEAIEKTGADVSVLFVPPAFSKAAVVEAIDAEIPLAVVITEGIAVHDSAAFYAYAKSKGDKTRIIGPNCPGLITPGQSNAGIIPGDITKPGRIGLVSKSGTLTYQMMYELRDIGFSSAVGIGGDPVIGTTHIDALAAFEADPETDLIVMIGEIGGDAEERAADYIAKNVTKPVVGYVAGFTAPEGKTMGHAGAIVSGSSGTAQAKKEALEAAGVKVGKTPTETAKLARAILVDA; encoded by the coding sequence ATGGCTATTTTCCTGACCAAGGAAAGCAAGGTCATCGTCCAGGGGATGACCGGTGCCACCGGCATGAAGCACACCAAGCTCATGCTCGCTGACGGCACCAACATCGTCGGCGGCGTGAACCCCCGCAAGGCCGGCACCTCCGTCGACTTCGACGGCACCGAGGTCCCCGTGTTCGGCACGGTCGCCGAGGCCATCGAGAAGACCGGCGCCGACGTCTCGGTCCTCTTCGTGCCGCCGGCCTTCTCCAAGGCTGCCGTCGTCGAGGCGATCGACGCCGAGATCCCGCTCGCCGTCGTCATCACCGAGGGCATCGCCGTCCACGACTCGGCCGCGTTCTACGCGTACGCCAAGTCCAAGGGCGACAAGACCCGGATCATCGGCCCGAACTGCCCCGGCCTGATCACCCCCGGCCAGTCCAACGCCGGCATCATCCCGGGCGACATCACCAAGCCCGGCCGTATCGGTCTCGTGTCCAAGTCGGGCACGCTGACCTACCAGATGATGTACGAGCTGCGCGACATCGGCTTCTCGTCCGCGGTCGGCATCGGTGGCGACCCGGTCATCGGTACGACGCACATCGACGCCCTCGCGGCGTTCGAGGCGGACCCCGAGACCGACCTCATCGTGATGATCGGTGAGATCGGCGGCGACGCCGAGGAGCGTGCGGCCGACTACATCGCGAAGAACGTGACGAAGCCGGTCGTCGGCTACGTCGCGGGCTTCACGGCGCCCGAGGGCAAGACCATGGGCCACGCCGGCGCCATCGTCTCCGGCTCCTCCGGCACCGCCCAGGCGAAGAAGGAAGCGCTTGAGGCCGCGGGCGTCAAGGTCGGCAAGACGCCGACCGAGACGGCCAAGCTGGCCCGGGCGATCCTCGTCGACGCGTAA
- the sucC gene encoding ADP-forming succinate--CoA ligase subunit beta — protein sequence MDLFEYQARDLFAKHGVPVLAGEVIDTPEAARKATESMGGKSVVKAQVKVGGRGKAGGVKLAATPDEAVARATDILGMDIKGHTVHKVMIAELSPEIEAEYYVSYLLDRTNRTFLAMASVQGGMEIEEVAEKTPEALAKVPVNAVDGVDIVKAREIVAQAKFPADVAEGVAEAMVTLWDTFVAEDALLVEVNPLVKTKDGRILALDGKVSLDENADFRQPDHEALEDKAAANPLEAAAKAKNLNYVKLDGEVGIIGNGAGLVMSTLDVVAYAGEKHSNVKPANFLDIGGGASAEVMANGLEIILGDPDVKSVFVNVFGGITACDEVANGIVQALELLKSKGEAVTKPLVVRLDGNNAELGRKILSDANHPLVQRVDTMDGAADKAAELAAAK from the coding sequence GTGGACCTGTTCGAGTACCAGGCGAGGGACCTCTTCGCCAAGCACGGTGTACCGGTGCTGGCCGGTGAAGTCATCGACACGCCTGAGGCGGCGCGCAAGGCCACTGAGAGCATGGGCGGCAAGTCCGTCGTCAAGGCTCAGGTGAAGGTCGGCGGCCGTGGCAAGGCCGGCGGCGTGAAGCTGGCCGCGACCCCGGACGAGGCCGTCGCGCGCGCGACGGACATCCTCGGCATGGACATCAAGGGCCACACGGTCCACAAGGTGATGATCGCCGAGCTGTCCCCGGAGATCGAGGCGGAGTACTACGTCTCGTACCTCCTCGACCGCACCAACCGCACCTTCCTGGCCATGGCCTCGGTGCAGGGCGGCATGGAGATCGAGGAGGTCGCGGAGAAGACCCCCGAGGCTCTCGCGAAGGTCCCGGTCAACGCCGTCGACGGCGTCGACATCGTCAAGGCCCGCGAGATCGTGGCCCAGGCGAAGTTCCCGGCCGACGTGGCCGAGGGTGTCGCCGAGGCCATGGTGACCCTGTGGGACACCTTCGTCGCCGAGGATGCCCTCCTCGTCGAGGTCAACCCGCTGGTGAAGACCAAGGACGGCCGGATCCTGGCCCTTGACGGCAAGGTCTCGCTCGACGAGAACGCCGACTTCCGCCAGCCCGACCACGAGGCTCTCGAGGACAAGGCAGCAGCCAACCCGCTCGAGGCTGCTGCCAAGGCCAAGAACCTCAACTACGTCAAGCTCGACGGCGAGGTCGGCATCATCGGCAACGGCGCGGGGCTCGTCATGAGCACCCTCGACGTCGTCGCGTACGCCGGTGAGAAGCACAGCAACGTGAAGCCCGCCAACTTCCTCGACATCGGTGGCGGCGCCTCCGCCGAGGTCATGGCGAACGGCCTGGAGATCATCCTCGGCGACCCGGACGTCAAGTCCGTGTTCGTCAACGTCTTCGGTGGCATCACCGCGTGCGACGAGGTCGCCAACGGCATCGTCCAGGCACTTGAGCTCCTCAAGTCCAAGGGCGAAGCGGTCACCAAGCCGCTGGTCGTGCGCCTCGACGGCAACAACGCGGAGCTGGGTCGCAAGATCCTGTCGGACGCCAACCACCCGCTCGTGCAGCGTGTGGACACCATGGATGGCGCGGCCGACAAGGCCGCCGAGCTCGCGGCTGCGAAGTAA
- a CDS encoding VWA domain-containing protein — protein sequence MNAVDERLRRWRLVLGGDAAESTGVSLGDRDAAMDGTLSALYGSGKKGAGRGGDRSAGLGASAPSVARWLGDIRTYFPSSVVQVMQRDAIERIGLSALLLEPEMLEAVEADVHLVGTLLSLNKAMPDTTRETARAVVRKVVEELEKRLATRTRATVSGALDRSARISRPRHRDIDWDRTIRANLKNYLPEYGTVVPERLIGYGHAAQSVKKDVILCIDQSGSMAASVVYASVFGAVLASMRSISTRLIVFDTAVVDLTEQLDDPVDVLFGTQLGGGTDINRALAYCQSQITRPNDTVVVLISDLYEGGIRDEMLKRVAAMKAAGTQFVTLLALSDEGAPAYDHAHAEALAALGAPAFACTPDLFPDVMAAAIERSPLPIPDMAVHQ from the coding sequence ATGAACGCGGTGGATGAACGGCTGCGGCGCTGGCGGCTCGTCCTCGGGGGCGATGCGGCAGAGAGCACCGGCGTCTCGCTCGGCGACCGGGACGCAGCGATGGACGGGACGCTCAGTGCGCTGTACGGCAGCGGGAAGAAAGGAGCCGGGCGCGGTGGTGACCGGTCGGCGGGGCTCGGGGCGTCCGCGCCGTCCGTCGCGCGCTGGCTGGGTGACATCCGTACGTACTTTCCGAGCTCCGTGGTCCAGGTGATGCAGCGCGACGCGATCGAACGGATCGGTCTGTCGGCGCTGTTGCTGGAGCCGGAAATGCTGGAGGCCGTCGAGGCGGACGTGCACCTGGTCGGGACACTGCTCTCGCTCAACAAGGCGATGCCCGACACGACCAGGGAGACGGCCCGGGCCGTGGTCCGCAAGGTGGTCGAGGAACTGGAGAAGCGGCTCGCGACGAGGACGCGGGCCACCGTCTCCGGGGCTCTGGACCGTTCCGCGAGGATCAGCAGGCCGCGTCACCGGGACATCGACTGGGACCGCACCATCCGGGCCAACCTGAAGAACTATCTGCCGGAATACGGCACGGTCGTTCCGGAGCGGCTCATCGGCTACGGTCACGCCGCTCAGTCGGTGAAGAAGGACGTCATACTCTGCATCGATCAGTCGGGTTCGATGGCCGCCTCGGTGGTCTACGCGTCGGTGTTCGGGGCGGTTCTCGCCTCGATGCGCTCCATCTCCACCCGCCTCATCGTCTTCGACACGGCCGTTGTCGATCTGACGGAACAGCTCGATGATCCGGTGGATGTCCTCTTCGGTACCCAACTCGGCGGCGGTACCGACATCAACCGGGCACTTGCCTACTGCCAGTCGCAGATCACCCGGCCGAACGACACGGTCGTCGTCCTGATCAGCGATCTCTACGAGGGAGGGATACGGGACGAAATGCTGAAGCGCGTCGCGGCGATGAAGGCGGCGGGCACCCAGTTCGTCACGCTGCTCGCCCTGTCCGACGAGGGAGCGCCCGCGTACGACCACGCCCACGCGGAGGCCCTGGCCGCGCTCGGAGCACCCGCGTTCGCCTGTACGCCCGATCTCTTCCCGGACGTCATGGCGGCGGCGATTGAGCGAAGTCCCTTGCCGATACCGGACATGGCGGTGCATCAGTAA
- a CDS encoding DUF5682 family protein — translation MLLGVRHHGPGSARAVLAALDAVVPDAVLIEGPPEGDALLPLAADAQMRPPVALLAHVVGDPGRAAFWPLAEFSPEWVAIRWAQRHGVPVRFIDLPAAHSLAMADEDPAERFPEVSGEGAEGEAECGGDSGPGGVEQDGRGPGTGVPAESEARDASAAVRIDPIGVLAETAGYDDAERWWEDVVEHRGSGGSGGSGVPGGSVSVTNPLAPFAALSDAMAALRETYGDAGFPRDRVREAYMRIQLRSARKEFDGPVAVVCGAWHVPALAVKTTVAADRALLKSLPKVKAEMTWVPWTHRRLARYSGYGAGIESPGWYGHLFSAEDRPVERWMTKVARLLRDEDRMVSSAHVIEAVRLAATLAALRGRPLPGLTETTDAVRAVMCEGSDVPLMLVQDRLVVGEVLGEVPDAAPAVPLQRDLTRAQRTLRLRPEAVERDLDLDLRKETDAARSRLLHRLRLLGVGWGEPGRGRVSTGTFRESWRLSWEPELALRVAEAGMWGTTVLSAATARAESEAVSATALASVTALAEQCLLAELPDALPVVMRALADRAALDTDVGHLAGALPALARSLRYGDVRSTGTAALGEVAVGLAERICVGLPPACTGLDADGAHEMRGHLEGVHTAVALLPDTVGLHERWTEALRRLSGRDSVAGLIRGRAVRLLLDDGRLAEGETARLMSLALSPGALPADAAAWIEGFVGGASGAGTLLVHDERLLGLVDAWLAGVAPDAFTDVLPLLRRTFSAYEPGVRRTLGELVRRTSAAGEGGASGVAGGRPGRAEEPAPGFGAGLDAEGADAVLPVLRLLLGSGGSADGPADGWGRGDGSDRGGGGPGGDAGDGRGFGGVGLRGRESGADGLGECGQSGSAGPPRADGPDGGVSDGSCGGGARDGVCDGGCGRGSGCGCGEVGLGNGGRGVESADVDDLMGAGG, via the coding sequence CCATGTGGTGGGCGATCCGGGCCGGGCGGCATTCTGGCCACTCGCGGAGTTCTCTCCGGAGTGGGTGGCGATCCGCTGGGCGCAGCGCCATGGGGTGCCGGTCCGATTCATCGATCTGCCTGCGGCGCACTCTCTTGCCATGGCCGATGAGGACCCTGCGGAGCGATTCCCTGAGGTATCCGGGGAGGGAGCGGAGGGCGAGGCTGAATGCGGCGGTGACAGTGGGCCCGGCGGGGTTGAACAGGACGGCAGGGGGCCCGGCACCGGCGTCCCCGCTGAAAGCGAAGCCCGGGACGCCTCTGCTGCGGTGCGGATCGACCCGATCGGCGTCCTGGCCGAAACCGCCGGGTACGACGACGCCGAGCGCTGGTGGGAGGACGTCGTGGAGCACCGTGGCTCCGGCGGCTCCGGCGGCTCCGGCGTTCCCGGTGGTTCCGTCTCGGTGACGAACCCCCTCGCGCCATTCGCCGCACTCTCCGACGCCATGGCGGCTCTGCGCGAGACATACGGCGACGCAGGCTTTCCCCGGGACCGGGTCCGTGAGGCCTACATGCGGATCCAGCTTCGTTCGGCCCGGAAGGAGTTCGACGGCCCGGTGGCGGTTGTCTGCGGCGCCTGGCACGTCCCTGCCCTGGCCGTGAAGACCACCGTCGCGGCCGACCGCGCCCTGCTCAAGTCGCTGCCCAAGGTGAAGGCCGAGATGACCTGGGTGCCCTGGACACACCGGAGGCTCGCCCGGTACAGCGGATACGGCGCCGGTATCGAGTCCCCCGGCTGGTACGGGCACCTGTTCAGTGCCGAAGACCGCCCTGTCGAACGCTGGATGACCAAGGTCGCGCGGCTGCTGCGGGACGAGGACCGGATGGTCTCCTCCGCCCATGTCATCGAAGCAGTGAGGCTCGCGGCGACGCTGGCCGCCCTGCGCGGGCGCCCGCTGCCCGGGCTGACGGAGACGACCGATGCCGTGCGGGCGGTGATGTGCGAAGGCTCCGACGTACCGCTCATGCTCGTCCAGGACCGGCTTGTCGTCGGCGAGGTGCTCGGAGAGGTGCCGGACGCCGCCCCTGCCGTGCCGCTCCAGCGTGATCTGACCCGGGCCCAGCGCACGCTGCGGCTGCGGCCGGAAGCCGTGGAACGGGATCTGGACCTCGACCTGCGCAAGGAGACCGACGCCGCACGGTCGCGGCTGCTGCACCGGTTGCGGCTTCTCGGGGTCGGGTGGGGTGAGCCCGGTCGGGGCCGGGTGAGTACGGGCACCTTCCGGGAGAGCTGGCGGCTCAGCTGGGAGCCGGAGCTTGCCCTGCGGGTCGCGGAGGCCGGGATGTGGGGGACGACCGTGCTCTCCGCCGCCACCGCCAGAGCCGAGTCGGAGGCCGTGTCCGCCACCGCGCTCGCCTCCGTCACCGCACTCGCTGAGCAGTGCCTGCTGGCCGAACTGCCCGATGCGCTCCCCGTGGTGATGCGGGCTCTCGCCGATCGCGCCGCACTCGACACCGACGTCGGCCATCTCGCAGGCGCACTGCCCGCGCTGGCCCGTTCGCTGCGGTACGGCGATGTGCGCTCCACCGGCACGGCGGCGCTCGGCGAGGTCGCCGTGGGCCTGGCCGAGCGGATCTGTGTCGGCCTGCCGCCGGCCTGTACGGGACTGGACGCGGACGGCGCGCATGAGATGCGGGGCCATCTGGAGGGAGTGCACACCGCGGTGGCACTGCTGCCGGACACCGTAGGACTGCATGAGCGGTGGACCGAGGCGCTGCGCAGACTGTCCGGACGGGACTCCGTCGCCGGGCTGATACGTGGGCGGGCCGTCCGGCTCCTGCTCGATGACGGACGGCTCGCCGAGGGCGAGACAGCACGGCTCATGAGCCTCGCCCTGTCGCCGGGTGCACTGCCCGCCGACGCGGCCGCCTGGATCGAGGGCTTCGTCGGCGGGGCTTCCGGGGCGGGGACGCTCCTGGTGCACGACGAGCGGTTGCTCGGGCTGGTCGACGCGTGGCTGGCGGGTGTGGCGCCGGATGCGTTCACCGACGTGTTGCCGTTGCTGCGCCGTACGTTCTCGGCGTACGAACCAGGGGTACGCCGCACCCTCGGCGAGCTGGTCAGGCGCACAAGTGCGGCCGGTGAGGGCGGGGCGAGTGGTGTTGCCGGCGGGAGGCCAGGCCGGGCTGAGGAGCCTGCGCCTGGATTCGGGGCCGGGCTCGACGCAGAGGGTGCCGACGCGGTCCTGCCGGTGCTGAGGCTGCTCCTCGGGAGCGGCGGATCCGCTGACGGCCCGGCGGACGGGTGGGGCAGGGGCGATGGGAGCGATCGTGGGGGTGGCGGGCCCGGTGGTGATGCCGGGGACGGGCGCGGGTTCGGTGGGGTCGGCCTGCGCGGGCGTGAATCTGGTGCCGATGGCCTGGGCGAGTGCGGGCAGTCGGGGTCTGCTGGGCCGCCCCGTGCCGACGGGCCGGACGGCGGTGTCAGCGACGGCAGTTGTGGCGGCGGTGCAAGAGACGGCGTATGCGACGGCGGTTGCGGCCGGGGGAGTGGTTGCGGTTGCGGTGAGGTGGGGCTGGGGAACGGCGGGCGGGGCGTTGAGAGCGCGGACGTCGACGATCTGATGGGGGCAGGCGGATGA